One stretch of Streptomyces sp. R21 DNA includes these proteins:
- a CDS encoding nucleoside triphosphate pyrophosphohydrolase, with amino-acid sequence MEPYSRHGKLVRDRIPQIIRENGAEPVTYIADRKEYRGRLREKLGEEVAEFLEADEDSAPEELADVLEVVRALATDLGVDADQLEKLREAKAAARGGFADRIIWTGNR; translated from the coding sequence GTGGAGCCTTACAGCAGGCACGGCAAGTTGGTACGGGATCGGATTCCGCAGATCATCCGCGAGAACGGGGCCGAGCCGGTCACCTACATCGCGGACCGAAAGGAATACCGCGGCCGGCTGAGGGAGAAACTTGGCGAGGAGGTCGCCGAGTTCCTTGAGGCGGATGAGGACTCGGCCCCGGAGGAACTCGCGGACGTGCTGGAGGTCGTGCGCGCGCTCGCCACCGACCTGGGAGTTGACGCGGATCAGCTGGAGAAGCTCCGCGAGGCCAAGGCGGCTGCGCGGGGCGGCTTCGCCGACCGGATCATCTGGACGGGCAACCGCTGA
- a CDS encoding trans-aconitate 2-methyltransferase, which yields MQNITDHTSYWDHYAQGVADESREEALAAAFGWTQYDGHGPGAELLGQPHTALELGFGRGNAVAALAANGVQAHGIDLSSVQCAKARERWGELAGARFIEGDVLDYLARPGEPYDTVYSIWGALWFTDPEELLPLIRDRLAPGGRLVFSQAPAVPGSTGIQGMYGAGFKGRRTWIYRWAYEPEGWADILTKHGYRDIHAQVLAAPDPENVGTLIVEARS from the coding sequence ATGCAGAACATCACCGACCACACCTCCTACTGGGACCACTACGCTCAGGGCGTTGCCGACGAGAGTCGCGAGGAAGCCTTGGCTGCCGCGTTCGGCTGGACCCAGTACGACGGCCACGGGCCCGGCGCCGAACTCCTCGGCCAGCCGCACACGGCACTGGAACTCGGCTTCGGCCGGGGCAACGCCGTAGCCGCCCTGGCCGCCAACGGCGTACAGGCGCACGGCATCGACCTCTCCTCCGTCCAGTGCGCCAAGGCCCGCGAACGCTGGGGCGAACTGGCAGGCGCCCGCTTCATCGAGGGCGACGTACTCGACTACCTCGCCCGCCCCGGGGAGCCGTACGACACGGTCTATTCGATCTGGGGCGCCCTCTGGTTCACCGACCCCGAGGAACTGCTGCCCCTCATCCGCGACCGGCTCGCACCCGGCGGGCGCCTGGTGTTCTCCCAGGCCCCCGCCGTGCCCGGCTCCACCGGCATCCAGGGCATGTACGGGGCCGGCTTCAAGGGCCGCCGCACATGGATCTACCGCTGGGCATACGAGCCCGAGGGATGGGCCGACATCCTGACCAAGCACGGGTACCGCGACATCCACGCCCAGGTGCTCGCCGCCCCCGACCCCGAGAACGTCGGCACCCTCATCGTCGAAGCCCGCAGCTGA
- a CDS encoding DUF2461 family protein, with protein sequence MRGQFTGWPEQAMDVLWQLQGEPTQATRERCRADRERLVRQPMIALLNEVADTDPRYEDFSVWHYRTNSWWWQHQGAVIRLGRKIEIGLRFSLDGLQIQGAWWYPDPGQVDMFRKAVASEGSGRELSAIVEDVRKNGYNISGDVMKRPPRGYPTDHSRTNLLRHRSLIAARPLGCEQWLHTPEAVDRVLSAAADLDALLMWLVRHVKRAT encoded by the coding sequence ATGCGCGGACAGTTCACTGGCTGGCCGGAGCAGGCCATGGACGTGTTGTGGCAGCTCCAGGGCGAACCGACCCAGGCGACCCGCGAGCGCTGCCGCGCGGACCGCGAACGCCTGGTCCGGCAGCCGATGATCGCCCTGCTCAACGAGGTCGCGGACACCGACCCCCGGTACGAGGACTTCTCCGTCTGGCACTACCGCACCAACTCCTGGTGGTGGCAGCACCAGGGCGCGGTGATCCGGCTCGGCCGCAAGATCGAGATCGGTCTCCGGTTCTCCCTGGACGGCCTGCAGATCCAGGGCGCCTGGTGGTACCCCGATCCCGGCCAGGTGGACATGTTCCGCAAAGCCGTGGCCTCCGAAGGGAGCGGCCGCGAACTGTCCGCCATCGTCGAGGACGTGCGGAAGAACGGCTACAACATCTCCGGGGACGTGATGAAACGACCCCCGCGCGGCTATCCGACGGACCACTCCCGTACGAACCTGCTGCGCCACCGTTCCCTGATCGCCGCCCGTCCCCTCGGTTGCGAGCAGTGGCTGCACACCCCCGAGGCGGTCGACCGAGTCCTCTCGGCCGCCGCCGACCTGGACGCCCTGCTGATGTGGCTGGTCCGCCACGTGAAGCGCGCCACCTGA
- a CDS encoding pentapeptide repeat-containing protein: MPLTNLEQPPVQVPSRICATRPHQMPWRDDRRSVTPPPASPRPRASEGRRHGSRTSPWLIAGSLLPGLAAVVALIFTWRQGTDTLAQGNTELRIAEQGQITERFTAAIERLGEDDEELSFGGVYALERIMEDSPRDQSRIVAVLSAFVRSHSRVPAGGFAVQKAGSAPPALPPTVLAVIRVLADRPAGRDGSAVVDWSGSDLRGLQLAPQSAVAGAPPIPAAPFGGARLKNSDLRGVQFSKMDLSRAFLNDARLAGATLTQVNLAGADLTKVHAEKATVRDSVLKEAILRGAQLTGTNFVRSDLNGAFLEEADLQETRFSSEDGESSALDKGGQLAGASLVNTDLTRSRLFHADLTGANLRNADLTAAELGGANLCNSVLNNAELSYPPDLLEGEAKIGANLTGADLRHADLSHANLAGAFLMGADLRGANLLSTDLTGATLGGANLTDVDLSNTIGLPPGADKGRPLPPTRPRPPCPAHTASTPTQRP; encoded by the coding sequence GTGCCCCTCACCAATCTGGAGCAGCCTCCCGTCCAGGTGCCTTCTCGGATATGCGCCACGAGGCCGCATCAGATGCCATGGAGAGATGACAGAAGATCGGTCACGCCTCCGCCGGCTAGCCCGCGGCCGCGGGCTAGCGAGGGCCGTCGGCACGGCTCCAGGACGTCCCCGTGGCTCATCGCCGGCTCGCTCCTTCCGGGTCTCGCCGCTGTCGTCGCGCTGATCTTCACTTGGAGACAGGGCACCGACACTCTGGCCCAGGGCAACACGGAGCTGCGGATCGCCGAGCAGGGGCAGATCACGGAGCGGTTCACTGCGGCGATCGAACGCCTGGGCGAGGACGATGAGGAGCTGAGCTTCGGCGGTGTTTACGCGCTGGAGCGGATCATGGAGGACTCTCCGCGTGATCAGTCGCGCATCGTGGCGGTGCTCTCTGCGTTCGTCCGGTCCCACTCCCGCGTCCCCGCTGGCGGCTTCGCTGTGCAGAAGGCAGGATCCGCACCCCCTGCCCTCCCGCCCACCGTCCTGGCCGTGATCCGGGTATTGGCGGACCGCCCGGCGGGCCGGGACGGCTCCGCAGTCGTCGACTGGTCTGGCAGCGACCTGCGAGGCCTCCAGCTCGCCCCACAGAGCGCCGTGGCAGGTGCGCCTCCAATTCCTGCGGCTCCATTCGGCGGAGCCAGACTGAAGAACTCCGACCTGCGTGGCGTGCAGTTCTCAAAGATGGACCTGAGCCGGGCCTTCCTCAACGACGCGCGTCTGGCCGGCGCCACCCTTACCCAAGTGAACCTGGCTGGCGCGGACCTGACGAAGGTGCACGCCGAGAAGGCCACCGTGCGCGACTCCGTACTGAAGGAAGCGATTCTCCGCGGCGCGCAGCTCACGGGAACGAATTTCGTGCGTTCCGACCTGAACGGTGCCTTCCTTGAGGAAGCGGACCTCCAGGAGACCCGCTTCTCCTCCGAAGACGGAGAATCCTCCGCCCTCGACAAGGGCGGCCAGCTCGCAGGAGCCAGCCTGGTCAACACCGACCTGACCCGCTCCCGCCTTTTCCACGCAGACCTGACGGGCGCCAACCTCCGAAACGCCGACCTCACCGCTGCCGAACTAGGTGGGGCGAACCTCTGCAACTCCGTGCTGAACAACGCAGAACTGTCCTACCCGCCGGATCTCCTAGAGGGCGAGGCCAAGATCGGCGCCAACCTAACCGGCGCCGACCTGCGTCATGCCGACCTCAGCCACGCCAATCTGGCGGGCGCGTTCCTGATGGGCGCCGACCTCCGCGGAGCCAACCTGCTCAGCACCGACCTCACAGGGGCAACACTGGGTGGTGCGAACCTGACTGACGTCGACCTCAGTAACACGATCGGCCTCCCACCCGGCGCCGACAAGGGCAGGCCTCTGCCACCCACCAGGCCCCGGCCCCCTTGCCCGGCCCACACAGCCTCGACACCGACCCAACGTCCGTAA
- a CDS encoding pentapeptide repeat-containing protein, whose product MSTPPARTPSAPSWPHCAHGADPAIDPVGCRGIHVPGHTACLAHLADADRSGYLACLAPGSDVDHRGTPFTGPLLDALLGSLRDPTTGHPCLGDAAFESAIFERYAGFGAATFQGNAQFESATFQGDAWFGSATFQGDARFESTTFKGDAGFWSTTFQGDAGFESAIFERYAGFGAATFQGDAQFGAATFQGDARFGAAAFRDNARFWSTIFQSDAGFESATFERYARFESATFQDNARFESATFQGQAWFKSATFQGDAGFESATFQDDVRFDQVGFERSASLGPLLCSGRVKLTGAVFSGPAILSFAARRLECRRTRWSSTAELRLRYATVDFAHAVFEHPLTITAWTYPFVLPDGRPVAEQAFADAPDAAVRMASLRGVDAAHLILADVDLSGCLLTRTVHLDQMRLEGTCSFDTVPPGTRWRRGRPMRFTQRRTLAEEHHWRASQTTAVRGWNSAVFDAEHVGPLQLAPVYRALRKAFEDGKHEPGAADFYYGEMEMRRHADDIPRSERNLLTVYWALSGYGLRASRALGWLAAAMLVTIVLLMGFGLPKDSPKQEATGTVPPGGGTVTFEIGKADPQNPTGNRFTSERFDKAVTVTLNSVVFRSSGQDLTTTGTYIEMTSRVTEPVLLGLAVLAVRNRVKR is encoded by the coding sequence ATGAGCACCCCACCGGCGCGCACCCCATCGGCGCCTTCCTGGCCGCACTGCGCGCACGGCGCGGACCCTGCCATCGACCCCGTCGGCTGCCGCGGCATCCACGTGCCTGGCCACACCGCATGCCTCGCGCACCTGGCTGACGCCGACCGCTCCGGCTACCTGGCCTGCCTGGCCCCCGGCAGTGACGTCGACCACCGAGGCACCCCCTTCACCGGGCCCCTTCTCGACGCTCTCCTCGGCTCCCTCCGTGATCCCACCACTGGACACCCCTGCCTCGGCGACGCCGCGTTCGAGTCGGCGATCTTTGAGCGCTACGCCGGATTCGGGGCAGCCACCTTCCAGGGCAACGCCCAGTTCGAGTCGGCCACCTTCCAGGGCGACGCATGGTTTGGGTCAGCCACATTTCAGGGCGATGCCCGGTTCGAGTCGACGACCTTCAAAGGCGACGCCGGGTTCTGGTCGACGACCTTCCAAGGCGACGCCGGGTTTGAGTCGGCGATCTTTGAGCGCTACGCCGGATTCGGGGCAGCCACCTTCCAGGGCGACGCCCAGTTCGGGGCAGCCACCTTCCAGGGCGACGCCCGATTCGGGGCAGCAGCCTTCCGGGACAACGCCCGGTTCTGGTCGACGATCTTCCAAAGCGACGCCGGGTTCGAGTCAGCCACCTTCGAGCGCTACGCCCGGTTCGAGTCGGCCACCTTCCAAGACAACGCCCGGTTCGAGTCGGCCACCTTCCAGGGCCAAGCCTGGTTCAAGTCGGCCACCTTTCAGGGCGACGCCGGGTTCGAGTCGGCCACCTTCCAGGACGACGTCAGGTTCGATCAGGTGGGTTTCGAACGGTCGGCCAGTCTCGGGCCGTTGCTGTGTTCCGGCCGGGTGAAGTTGACCGGGGCGGTGTTCAGCGGCCCGGCGATCCTCTCGTTTGCTGCGCGGCGCCTGGAGTGTCGGCGGACCCGCTGGTCGTCAACAGCCGAGTTGCGTCTGCGCTACGCCACGGTGGACTTCGCTCATGCGGTCTTCGAACACCCCCTCACGATCACCGCGTGGACCTACCCCTTCGTGCTCCCCGATGGACGCCCGGTGGCAGAACAGGCTTTTGCCGACGCGCCCGATGCCGCGGTGCGGATGGCTTCGCTCCGTGGGGTGGACGCGGCCCATCTGATCCTTGCCGACGTTGACTTGTCAGGGTGCCTGCTCACCAGGACCGTGCATCTGGACCAGATGCGGCTGGAGGGTACCTGCTCCTTCGACACGGTCCCGCCCGGCACGCGGTGGCGACGCGGGCGCCCGATGCGATTCACCCAGCGCCGCACCCTCGCCGAAGAACACCACTGGCGCGCGAGCCAGACGACGGCAGTCCGGGGATGGAACTCGGCGGTGTTCGATGCTGAACACGTCGGGCCGTTGCAGCTGGCGCCGGTGTACCGGGCCCTGCGCAAGGCATTCGAGGACGGCAAACACGAGCCTGGGGCGGCCGACTTCTACTACGGGGAGATGGAGATGCGCCGCCACGCCGACGACATCCCCCGAAGCGAGCGGAACCTTCTCACCGTTTACTGGGCGCTTTCCGGCTACGGCCTGCGCGCCTCCCGCGCGCTGGGCTGGCTCGCCGCCGCCATGCTCGTCACCATCGTGCTGCTGATGGGCTTCGGACTACCGAAGGATTCCCCGAAGCAGGAAGCGACCGGCACCGTGCCGCCCGGCGGAGGCACGGTCACCTTCGAGATCGGCAAGGCCGACCCGCAGAACCCCACCGGGAACAGGTTCACCAGCGAGCGCTTCGACAAGGCCGTGACCGTCACCCTCAACTCCGTGGTGTTTCGCTCCAGCGGCCAGGACCTGACTACCACCGGGACCTACATCGAGATGACCTCGCGCGTGACCGAGCCCGTCCTCCTGGGCCTGGCGGTGTTGGCCGTCCGCAACCGCGTCAAACGCTGA
- a CDS encoding helix-turn-helix domain-containing protein, with amino-acid sequence MATELLQGRLDAGMTLADVARRAHYSNAALSQATSGKTIPTPDLIKAYAQAVGVDEAHWLALRKEAVEEEIRLRNKEPGGPETPAAGTPLLRVAHPSEAVLNTTGRHRTSLGRARRDDERAAAEGRSLANEHAGRPRMTELVREAVQTAEHASVQLHGDPVHGALSLCTMPSDLMDLLRETYLTSELGLREISRRAAQHNVRISPSSLSTLLNGEQLPPMGALAAVLAACDVPSDQIPAWLYHRARLEIAGVRHTTGRHTAAGTNTPILTPMMRLESSHRNGLQLLILACSIIAATLPILLRW; translated from the coding sequence TTGGCAACCGAGCTTCTGCAGGGGCGCCTTGACGCCGGGATGACCCTGGCCGACGTCGCCAGGAGGGCGCACTACTCGAATGCCGCCCTGTCTCAGGCGACATCCGGCAAGACCATCCCGACCCCGGACCTGATCAAGGCGTACGCGCAGGCGGTCGGCGTTGACGAGGCGCACTGGCTCGCCCTGCGCAAGGAGGCGGTGGAGGAAGAGATCCGGCTGCGGAACAAGGAGCCCGGCGGACCCGAGACACCCGCGGCAGGAACGCCGCTTCTCCGCGTCGCCCATCCCTCCGAAGCTGTCCTCAACACGACGGGCCGCCACCGCACTTCCCTTGGCCGGGCACGCCGCGACGACGAGCGGGCCGCCGCGGAAGGGCGCTCCCTGGCGAACGAGCATGCCGGCAGGCCGCGGATGACCGAGCTGGTGCGCGAGGCCGTACAGACCGCCGAGCACGCCAGCGTGCAGCTGCACGGCGACCCGGTCCACGGCGCCCTGTCGCTGTGCACGATGCCCTCGGACCTCATGGATCTGCTGCGCGAGACCTACCTCACCAGCGAGCTGGGGCTGCGGGAAATCTCCCGCCGCGCCGCCCAGCACAACGTCCGCATCTCCCCCTCGTCGCTGTCCACACTCCTCAACGGCGAACAGCTGCCCCCCATGGGGGCACTCGCCGCCGTCCTCGCCGCATGCGACGTCCCCAGCGACCAGATCCCGGCCTGGCTCTACCACCGCGCCCGCCTGGAAATCGCCGGCGTGCGCCACACCACCGGCCGTCACACCGCCGCAGGGACCAACACTCCAATCCTGACACCGATGATGCGGTTGGAGTCCTCCCACCGCAACGGCCTGCAGCTGCTGATACTGGCCTGCAGCATCATCGCCGCCACGCTCCCGATCCTCTTGCGGTGGTGA
- a CDS encoding pentapeptide repeat-containing protein, translating to MCTRSKVPSSLSRRGTSLPSSICWARNAYTCATVTFTGATFSGATVTFRGAEFSGGNVSFLDALFTSTAFEWGPLPVPAGA from the coding sequence ATGTGCACGCGCTCCAAAGTGCCGTCTTCCTTGTCACGCAGAGGGACTTCCTTACCCTCGTCCATCTGCTGGGCAAGAAACGCATACACCTGCGCCACGGTCACCTTCACCGGCGCGACGTTCAGCGGCGCCACCGTCACCTTCCGCGGCGCGGAGTTCAGCGGCGGCAACGTTTCCTTCCTCGACGCGCTGTTCACCAGCACCGCGTTCGAGTGGGGCCCTCTGCCCGTACCGGCGGGCGCCTAG
- a CDS encoding multiprotein-bridging factor 1 family protein — protein sequence MRTHDPLWTSPRVRRLMAAGDAGSLVRLGREARGWRQEDLGDRVGCSASTISRLEHRAAPGDVQMLRQIADSVGMPRLVLGAVLGLLPARTTTVTAQVREEDDPMRRRELLAWASTAAAASVLGSPLPAAAAPLSGLDDLLVFGPPTLAVEPTAEAAALAVQASRADVLACRYDALARALPQRLALAQASRGEPGQRASAELFAVAARLCIKLGDDRLTAITADRAVTAAAATGAPLVLAEAHRMVSSAHRRHGQYGRATAIAVRAADQLAGTRTPDTAGRLSARGNLLATATYSAAKAGDRDTAHALLAEARGCAVQLGRDTPAAAGGYFGADQVSLHEVSVHHLLGDAGAAVEQARRIAVQGLPRERRARLYLDLARAYELWGKPDQTLRALTLAERAAPQDVRRSSVRTLAVRLLHQPRPVPGGRDFARRIGAI from the coding sequence ATGCGCACACACGATCCGCTGTGGACCTCGCCGCGTGTGCGGCGCCTGATGGCGGCTGGCGACGCGGGCTCGCTGGTGCGGCTGGGCCGCGAGGCCCGCGGCTGGCGGCAGGAGGACCTGGGCGACCGGGTGGGCTGTTCGGCCTCGACGATCTCGCGGCTGGAGCACCGGGCGGCTCCGGGGGACGTTCAGATGCTGCGGCAGATCGCCGACTCGGTGGGAATGCCTCGCCTGGTCTTGGGCGCGGTCTTGGGGCTGCTTCCCGCGCGGACCACTACAGTGACCGCCCAAGTACGCGAGGAGGACGATCCGATGCGCCGTCGGGAACTGTTGGCCTGGGCCTCCACTGCGGCCGCGGCCTCGGTGCTGGGCTCACCGCTTCCGGCGGCTGCCGCCCCGCTCTCCGGTCTGGACGACTTGCTGGTGTTCGGGCCGCCGACGCTTGCGGTGGAGCCCACCGCCGAGGCCGCCGCTCTCGCCGTGCAGGCCTCCCGCGCGGACGTGCTCGCCTGCCGGTATGACGCGCTTGCCCGGGCGCTGCCGCAACGCCTCGCGCTCGCACAGGCCTCCCGCGGCGAGCCGGGGCAGCGCGCAAGCGCCGAACTGTTCGCCGTCGCGGCGCGGTTGTGCATCAAACTCGGGGACGATCGGCTGACGGCCATCACCGCGGACCGGGCCGTCACCGCAGCGGCCGCGACAGGCGCACCGCTGGTGCTGGCCGAGGCCCACCGGATGGTCTCCAGCGCCCACCGGCGCCACGGGCAGTACGGGCGGGCGACTGCGATCGCCGTGCGGGCCGCCGACCAGCTCGCTGGCACCCGCACCCCGGACACCGCCGGGCGCCTGTCGGCACGCGGCAACCTGCTCGCCACCGCGACCTACAGTGCGGCCAAGGCGGGCGACCGAGACACCGCGCACGCTCTGCTCGCCGAGGCCCGCGGGTGCGCCGTCCAGCTCGGCCGCGACACCCCGGCCGCCGCGGGCGGGTACTTCGGCGCGGACCAGGTCTCCCTGCACGAAGTATCGGTCCACCACCTGCTCGGCGACGCCGGCGCGGCCGTCGAGCAGGCCCGCCGCATCGCGGTCCAAGGATTGCCGCGCGAGCGCCGCGCCCGCCTATATCTGGACCTTGCCCGCGCCTATGAGCTGTGGGGCAAGCCGGACCAGACACTGCGGGCGTTGACGCTCGCCGAGCGGGCAGCCCCGCAGGATGTGCGCCGCAGCAGCGTGCGCACGCTCGCCGTGCGTCTGCTGCACCAGCCCCGACCCGTGCCCGGAGGACGCGACTTCGCCCGGCGCATCGGCGCCATCTGA
- a CDS encoding endonuclease/exonuclease/phosphatase family protein codes for MPSEVDILAPPKTVAESVKQWQAVVDDVVPAKAADSNLLIATWNLRAFGDLTKAWKTGEGISPKRNFADIHAIAAVIRRFDVVAVQEVRGNLRALRHLLKVLGEDWGFILTDVTLGKDGNNERLAFLFDTRRVKPSGLACELVVPLEQDAGVGASGLDRQFARTPYAVSFLASGQTFTLVTLHVDYGHTAADRVPELQAIAKWLASWAEQEFDWDHNLIALGDFNIDRVGDPLFEAFTSTGLTPAPQLADLPRTIFDKPGAAHFYDQIAWFTKGQQQRPVLNLQAVAGGQVDFVDALQSEGTRNDLSWHISDHFPLWMEFAIPAD; via the coding sequence GTGCCGTCCGAAGTGGACATCCTGGCCCCGCCAAAGACTGTCGCCGAGAGCGTCAAACAGTGGCAGGCCGTCGTCGATGACGTGGTGCCGGCGAAGGCGGCCGACTCGAATCTCCTGATCGCGACGTGGAACCTGCGCGCCTTCGGGGACCTCACCAAGGCGTGGAAGACCGGCGAGGGCATCTCGCCGAAGCGGAACTTCGCCGACATTCACGCGATCGCCGCGGTCATCCGCCGGTTCGACGTGGTCGCGGTGCAGGAAGTGCGCGGCAACCTGCGGGCCCTGCGTCACCTCCTCAAAGTCCTGGGCGAGGACTGGGGGTTCATCCTCACCGACGTCACCCTCGGCAAGGACGGCAACAATGAGCGCCTGGCGTTCTTGTTCGACACCCGCAGGGTGAAGCCGTCGGGGCTGGCGTGCGAGCTGGTGGTGCCGCTCGAGCAGGACGCCGGAGTGGGCGCGAGTGGCCTGGACCGACAGTTCGCCCGCACCCCCTACGCGGTCAGCTTCCTCGCGTCCGGGCAGACGTTCACCCTGGTCACCCTGCACGTCGACTACGGCCACACGGCCGCCGACCGGGTCCCGGAACTGCAAGCGATCGCGAAATGGCTGGCCAGCTGGGCGGAACAGGAGTTCGACTGGGACCACAACCTCATCGCGCTCGGCGACTTCAACATCGACCGCGTCGGCGACCCGCTCTTCGAGGCCTTCACCTCCACCGGCCTGACCCCGGCCCCGCAACTGGCAGACCTGCCCCGCACGATCTTCGACAAGCCCGGGGCCGCGCACTTCTACGACCAGATCGCCTGGTTCACCAAGGGCCAGCAGCAGCGTCCCGTCCTGAACCTTCAAGCCGTCGCCGGTGGCCAGGTCGACTTCGTCGACGCCCTGCAGAGCGAGGGCACACGCAATGACCTGTCCTGGCACATCTCCGACCACTTCCCGCTCTGGATGGAGTTCGCGATCCCGGCAGACTGA
- a CDS encoding RNA polymerase sigma factor SigF, translating to MDDRKDKDHAAALSETPMAAAVDDRQDEDNAAALSQTLRACEHEVGLALATAHDVESALTRFKERVKRQPVIQPGPSRQHTQHDPQDRSGARAMFIELRKLKDGSAEYAELRNQLVRMHLPLVEHLARRFRNRGEPLDDLTQVATIGLIKSVDRFDPERGVEFSTYATPTVVGEIKRHFRDKGWAVRVPRRLQELRLALTTATAELSQLHGRSPTVHELAEKLGISEEEVLEGLESANAYSTLSLDVPDTDDESPAVADTLGAEDEALEGVEYRESLKPLLEDLPPREKRILLLRFFGNMTQSQIAQEVGISQMHVSRLLARTLAQLREKLLVEE from the coding sequence ATGGACGACCGCAAGGACAAGGACCACGCTGCCGCACTCAGCGAGACCCCCATGGCGGCAGCAGTGGACGACCGCCAGGACGAGGACAACGCTGCCGCACTCAGCCAGACCCTGAGGGCATGCGAACACGAAGTGGGCTTGGCCCTGGCCACGGCCCACGACGTCGAATCCGCGCTGACCAGGTTCAAGGAACGCGTGAAGAGGCAGCCTGTGATCCAGCCCGGGCCGAGCCGCCAGCACACGCAGCACGACCCGCAGGACCGCAGCGGGGCTCGGGCGATGTTCATCGAGCTGCGCAAGCTGAAGGACGGCAGCGCCGAGTACGCGGAGCTGCGCAACCAGCTGGTCCGCATGCACCTGCCGCTCGTCGAGCACCTCGCGCGCCGCTTCCGCAACCGCGGGGAGCCGCTGGACGACCTCACCCAGGTCGCCACCATCGGCCTGATCAAGTCCGTCGACCGCTTCGACCCGGAGCGCGGCGTCGAGTTCTCGACGTACGCGACCCCGACGGTCGTCGGCGAGATCAAGCGGCACTTCCGCGACAAGGGCTGGGCGGTGCGCGTGCCGCGCCGGCTTCAGGAGCTGCGCCTCGCGCTCACCACGGCGACCGCGGAGCTCTCCCAGCTGCACGGCCGCTCCCCCACGGTGCACGAGCTGGCGGAGAAGCTGGGCATCTCGGAGGAGGAGGTCCTGGAGGGCCTGGAGTCCGCCAACGCGTACTCCACGCTGTCCCTGGACGTCCCCGACACCGACGACGAGTCGCCGGCCGTCGCGGACACCCTCGGCGCCGAGGACGAGGCACTGGAGGGCGTCGAGTACCGCGAGTCCCTCAAGCCGCTCCTTGAGGATCTGCCGCCGCGCGAGAAGCGGATCCTGCTGCTGCGCTTCTTCGGCAACATGACGCAGTCGCAGATCGCGCAGGAGGTCGGCATCTCCCAGATGCACGTCTCGCGCCTGCTGGCGCGCACGCTGGCCCAGCTGCGGGAGAAACTTCTCGTGGAGGAATGA
- a CDS encoding RNA polymerase sigma factor, translating into MTSPPTEDAFDALFRQWYRPLLAQAMFVSGGRRTVADDAVQEAFLQCWQRWHAPHLEPVRAWPAWLRTTVVREVLRLQKEAGSVGFDTDTHDHAGPELDLASWVDARGAYRMVLERIVLLSDKQREVMGRCAIAGQSLGDAAKEMHIQVATARVHLHRARQALEDVRGQLRELGVIDASEGRQ; encoded by the coding sequence ATGACGTCCCCGCCCACCGAGGACGCCTTCGACGCCCTGTTCCGCCAGTGGTACCGGCCCCTGCTGGCCCAGGCCATGTTCGTCTCCGGAGGACGCCGCACGGTAGCCGACGACGCAGTCCAGGAAGCCTTCCTGCAGTGCTGGCAGCGCTGGCACGCCCCACACCTCGAACCAGTACGGGCCTGGCCGGCCTGGCTGCGCACCACCGTGGTCCGCGAAGTGCTGCGCCTGCAAAAGGAAGCCGGCTCGGTCGGCTTCGACACGGACACGCACGACCACGCCGGCCCGGAGCTCGACTTGGCGTCCTGGGTGGATGCCCGCGGGGCCTACCGCATGGTGCTGGAACGCATCGTCCTGCTCAGCGACAAACAGCGCGAAGTGATGGGACGCTGCGCGATTGCCGGACAGTCCCTGGGGGATGCCGCCAAGGAGATGCACATTCAGGTTGCGACGGCGCGGGTGCACCTTCACCGGGCACGCCAGGCTCTGGAAGACGTGCGCGGACAACTGCGGGAACTGGGCGTCATCGACGCGAGCGAGGGGAGGCAGTGA